TGCAAGGTTTTCAGCGCTTCAAACACTAGACCCGCAACAGTGTGAGCACCTTCAGGCTGAAAGTGTGTATTGTCGGAAAGCCCTTCAGGATATGCTTCGTATTTGGCAGGAGGTAAATTCATAAAATAATTTGCTGTCACATATGCTTCCCCCTTTTGACTGAATGCATTCATTGAAAGCTTATTCAAATCAATAAAAAGAACCTCCATTTCTTTTGCCACTTCCAAAGCTGCATTGGGGTATTCTCCATGTACATTTTCCAAATGCCCATCCTTCCAAGGATAGTTTCTGCATACAGGTGTCAGAATAATAGGAGTTGCTGACTTATCCCTTGTTTGTGAAACATAAAGCCTCAAAAACTCTTTATATCCTTCCACATCAACATATCGTGCAGGTTTATTGACTGCCGCATCATTATGCCCAAATTGCATCAGTACCACATCCCCTTTTTTTAGCTTTTCGAACACAGACCTCCATCTTCCTTCCTGAAAAAATGTACGTGTACTCCTTCCTCCACGCGCTCTATCATCAACAATAACACTGTCTGAATTGAATATATTCGTAAAAGTTG
This portion of the Limibacter armeniacum genome encodes:
- a CDS encoding rhamnogalacturonan acetylesterase, with translation MRKINSIQSIALLFLMLLGCNSPEKGPVVIYLIGDSTVADYADNYDVGKDYFKTRYPITGWGQVFQEKFEKADLTTFTNIFNSDSVIVDDRARGGRSTRTFFQEGRWRSVFEKLKKGDVVLMQFGHNDAAVNKPARYVDVEGYKEFLRLYVSQTRDKSATPIILTPVCRNYPWKDGHLENVHGEYPNAALEVAKEMEVLFIDLNKLSMNAFSQKGEAYVTANYFMNLPPAKYEAYPEGLSDNTHFQPEGAHTVAGLVFEALKTLHR